The Vicia villosa cultivar HV-30 ecotype Madison, WI linkage group LG1, Vvil1.0, whole genome shotgun sequence genome includes a region encoding these proteins:
- the LOC131627114 gene encoding adrenodoxin-like protein 2, mitochondrial yields the protein MLNLNSRLTKAAISIAKSLSTRDYTSICRAGYTRSTRNCCLQPSFQQNLLTNLYKGAMFEKYKFLSTTASNNTAEGGSEEKETISVTFVDKDGEEHLIKVPIGMSMLEAAHENDIELEGACEGSLACSTCHVIVMDVEYYNKLEDPTDEENDMLDLAFGLCETSRLGCQVIATPELDGVRLALPAATRNFAVDGYVPKPH from the exons ATGCTAAACCTAAATTCACGACTAACTAAAGCAGCAATTTCAATTGCTAAAAGCCTCTCCACAA GGGATTATACATCCATATGTAGAGCAGGTTATACTCGTAGCACCCGAAATTGTTGCCTCCAACCTTCG TTTCAACAAAATTTATTGACCAATTTATACAAGGGAGCCATGTTTGAAAAGTATAAGTTTCTGTCAACAACGGCATCTAACAACACCGCTGAGGGTGGGAGTGAAGAAAAGGAAAC GATATCTGTGACTTTTGTGGATAAAGATGGTGAGGAACATCTTATAAAAGTTCCTATTGGAATGTCTATGCTAGAAGCTGCTCATGAAAACGACATTGAACTTGAAG GAGCATGTGAGGGCTCACTTGCGTGTTCAACTTGCCATGTTATAGTCATG GATgtagaatattataataaattagaAGATCCTACTGACGAGGAAAATGACATGTTGGATCTAGCTTTTGGGCTTTGTGAAAC ATCTCGTCTCGGTTgccaagtgattgcaacacctgaACTTGATGGAGTTCGTTTAGCTCTTCCTGCTGCCACTCGGAATTTCGCCGTTGATGGTTACGTGCCAAAACCACACTAG
- the LOC131627124 gene encoding beta-glucosidase 46-like encodes MRFLALLLLKTMFLEILLLLPLSSAVDDLSPFPKNFLFGTASSSYQYEGGYNIDGKGQSNWDNFTHGGRSMIVDGSNGDIAVDHYHRYQEDIDLLEALKVNSQRLSISWTRILPKGRFGEINWAGINFYNKLFDALLLKGIQPFVTLSHYDNPQELEDRYGGWLSSESQQDFAFYADLCFKTFGDRVKYWVTFNEPNNLVPLGYRSGIYPPCRCSGSFAMANCKEGDSEKEPFIAAHNIILSHAAAVDLYRTKYQVEQRGRIGIVLQHEWYEPMSNSTADKLATERARSFTFNWFLDPIIFGKYPEEMENILGSLLPTFSTNEKNKLKKGLDFIGINYYTASYVQDCIYTKCDSRFGISRTEGSYMKSGDKNGFSIGESTPFSWFNVYPQGLEKTVTYVKDRYNNTPMFITENGYAEQDDPNFTLEDQVNDFKRIKYIANHIEALSIAIRKGADVRGYFAWSLLDNFEWTYGYTLRYGFHHVDYATLKRTPRLSATWYKQFIANYTETKFIGIDNLVQST; translated from the exons ATGAGGTTCTTAGCATTGTTGTTATTGAAAACTATGTTTCTGGAGATATTGTTGCTTCTTCCTCTTTCAAGTGCAGTGGATGATCTGTCTCCATTTCCTAAGAACTTTCTGTTTGGAACTGCTTCTTCTTCTTACCAG TATGAAGGTGGTTATAACATTGATGGTAAAGGACAAAGTAATTGGGATAACTTCACTCACGGag GTAGAAGTATGATAGTGGATGGAAGCAATGGGGATATTGCTGTTGATCATTATCATCGTTACCAG GAGGATATAGATCTATTGGAAGCTTTGAAAGTAAATAGTCAACGACTCTCCATATCATGGACAAGAATTCTACCAA AGGGAAGATTCGGAGAGATCAATTGGGCTGGCATTAACTTCTATAACAAACTATTTGATGCCTTGCTGCTCAAAGGTATTCAACCCTTTGTTACTCTAAGTCACTATGACAATCCACAAGAACTCGAGGACAGATACGGTGGATGGCTAAGTTCCGAATCACAACAAGATTTTGCATTTTACGCAGACTTATGCTTTAAAACATTTGGTGATAGAGTTAAGTATTGGGTCACATTCAACGAGCCAAATAACCTAGTACCACTCGGTTACCGTTCAGGCATATATCCCCCGTGTCGTTGCTCTGGCTCATTCGCAATGGCTAACTGTAAAGAAGGTGATTCAGAAAAAGAGCCCTTTATAGCAGCCCATAATATTATTCTGTCGCATGCAGCTGCAGTTGATCTCTATAGAACCAAGTACCAG GTTGAGCAAAGAGGAAGAATCGGTATAGTGCTTCAACATGAATGGTATGAACCGATGAGCAATTCGACAGCTGACAAATTGGCTACTGAAAGAGCAAGATCATTCACTTTCAATTG GTTCTTGGATCCAATCATATTTGGAAAGTACCCCGAAGAGATGGAAAACATTCTGGGAAGCCTCTTACCAACATTTTCAACCAACGAGAAAAATAAACTCAAAAAAGGATTGGATTTTATAGGCATAAACTACTACACAGCTTCCTATGTTCAAGATTGCATATACACCAAATGTGATTCGAGATTTGGGATTTCAAGAACAGAAGGTTCATACATGAAAAGTGGAGATAAAAATGGTTTCTCAATCGGAGAATCT ACTCCATTTAGTTGGTTTAATGTTTATCCACAAGGCCTGGAGAAAACTGTCACATATGTGAAAGATAGATACAATAATACTCCAATGTTCATTACTGAAAACG GGTATGCCGAACAAGACGATCCAAATTTCACCTTGGAAGATCAAGTGAATGATTTCAAGAGAATAAAGTATATTGCAAATCACATAGAAGCCTTGTCAATAGCAATAAG GAAAGGAGCAGATGTGAGGGGATATTTTGCATGGTCCTTGCTTGATAACTTTGAGTGGACATATGGATACACACTAAGATATGGATTCCATCATGTGGATTATGCTACTTTGAAGAGAACTCCAAGATTATCTGCAACCTGGTACAAGCAATTCATAGCAAATTATACAGAAACTAAATTCATTGGGATAGATAACTTGGTGCAAAGCACATGA